The following are encoded together in the Drosophila sechellia strain sech25 chromosome 3R, ASM438219v1, whole genome shotgun sequence genome:
- the LOC6612734 gene encoding probable glucosamine 6-phosphate N-acetyltransferase isoform X1 translates to MVQLTEETYLYDPSLLLKLDFHRSPANFKPFISAANPGEPWMKVRPLKDTDYDRGFLQLLSQLTHVGNVNRTQFLTRFSQMKASGDYFVTVIEDTRKNEIIGAASLVIERKFIHNCAVRGRLEDVVVNDTYRGKQLGKLIVVTVSLLAEELGCYKMSLDCKDKLIKFYESLGYVAIPGNSNSMTIRYDEGPTLKRNATSAGSSGTVGDSCQTNSQFYNFFSPFCY, encoded by the exons ATGGTGCAACTTACG GAGGAGACATATCTGTACGATCCTAGTCTGCTGCTAAAGCTGGACTTTCATCGCAGTCCCGCCAACTTCAAGCCCTTCATATCAGCGGCCAATCCCGGCGAGCCCTGGATGAAAGTGCGTCCTCTCAAGGACACCGACTACGATCGTGGATTCCTGCAGCTGCTCTCGCAACTCACCCATGTGGGCAATGTGAATCGCACGCAGTTCTTGA CCCGCTTTTCGCAGATGAAGGCCAGTGGGGACTACTTTGTCACCGTCATTGAGGACACTCGCAAGAATGAGATTATTGGAGCTGCATCCTTGGTGATCGAGCGCAAGTTTATCCATAACTGTGCTGTG CGTGGCCGTCTAGAGGATGTGGTGGTCAATGACACGTATCGCGGCAAGCAACTGGGAAAACT GATCGTGGTCACCGTGTCGTTGCTGGCCGAGGAACTGGGCTGCTACAAAATGTCGCTGGACTGCAAGGACAAGCTGATCAAGTTCTACGAGTCGCTGGGCTATGTGGCCATTCCCGGAAACTCCAACTCCATGACGATTCGCTACGATGAGGGGCCAACGCTCAAGCGGAATGCTACCTCGGCCGGCTCCAGTGGAACAGTGGGCGACTCCTGCCAAACT AACTCtcaattttataattttttctcCCCTTTCTGCTACTGA
- the LOC6612735 gene encoding GATOR complex protein WDR24 isoform X2 — translation MPDSVEDTSTISLRICLEGHANALALNKDNNQIALAGRSLLKVYSINSNGFTESCNMRGKNQNLSYSANDVAWSTLDSNLLATAATNGVVSVWDLSKFGRQKQLLVYNEHERTAHTVTFHSSEPNILISGSQDGTIKCFDIRSDKSVNTYFCNSESVRDVKFSPHTQNIFSAVSENGTVQLWDMRKWDKCMVQFTAHYGPVYTCDWHPTRNWLATGSRDKQIKVWNMDGRPGLEHTIHTIAVVGRVKWRPERTYHIASCALVVDYSVHVWDIRRPYIPFASFNEHTNVTTGIAWQGSDSHCLLSISKDSTIYKHAFKDATRPALKANAQGASLGRFGDISFANKIKEYEPKTSGASNTKSSSFIRRKTNVAGSIQFHLDHSKMYKFMVNDTFSGYPLSESVSRPTQEHESFIGCARELVISGKKLSELCEHNAEVSKKYGKHNATTLWNFIKLFYGSNHFEPPFEHRSSFSNQKNPMNSRRATQVASDWPQQRTELGQDLNGNTPETAHEIDVANVNDDPLGSSGVEHPPTSSVILSETQIISEITFDNFELLRNGFIYVGPTECPKALAFPALHHDVQAARPQLDLKASDHEKSPPPHVPTVLKVSHVPPIPMWEPHKFVSDALMLMNDVGDVQTALTVLIALGEARKLLPIDDALVEHWFYTYVDQLHRYELWNEACEVINRSWLRSVQQLNQHSTAMHTNCGECGRPMGGKVGWYCDKCKSMQSAKCCVCGLIVRGVYAWCQGCSHGGHIEHLQKYFAKHSKCPKCGHLCAYS, via the exons ATGCCCGATTCCGTGGAGGACACCTCCACAATCTCGCTGCGGATATGCCTGGAAGGACACGCGAACGCCCTGGCCTTGAATAAGGACAACAACCAGATTGCTTTGGCCGGAAGAAGCT TGCTTAAGGTGTACTCCATAAACAGCAATGGCTTCACGGAATCGTGTAATATGCGCGGAAAGAACCAGAATCTTAGCTACTCCGCCAACGATGTGGCCTGGTCCACCTTGGATAGCAATCTTTTGGCTACGGCGGCCACGAACGGAGTTGTTTCCGTGTGGGATCTCTCCAAGTTCGGCAGGCAGAAGCAGCTGCTTGTCTACAACGAACATGAGCGCACCGCCCACACCGTGACCTTCCACAGCAGCGAGCCCAACATCCTGATCTCCGGTTCCCAGGATGGCACCATCAAGTGTTTCGACATCCGGTCGGATAAGTCGGTCAACACCTACTTCTGCAACTCGGAATCCGTGCGGGATGTCAAGTTCAGTCCCCACACACAAAACATATTCTCTGCCGTCTCCGAAAATGGAACTGTCCAATTGTGGGACATGCGGAAGTGGGACAAGTGCATGGTGCAGTTTACGGCACACTACGGGCCAGTCTACACATGCGACTGGCATCCCACAAGGAATTGGCTGGCCACCGGAAGTCGGGACAAGCAGATCAAGGTGTGGAATATGGATGGCAGGCCGGGATTGGAGCACACCATCCACACTATCGCCGTAGTGGGACGGGTAAAGTGGCGACCAGAAAGAAC GTATCACATCGCTAGTTGTGCCCTTGTGGTGGACTACAGCGTTCATGTGTGGGACATCCGCAGACCCTACATcccctttgcctcctttaacGAGCACACCAACGTGACCACTGGAATTGCGTGGCAGGGCAGCGACTCGCACTGTCTTTTGTCCATCAGCAAGGATTCCACCATTTACAAACATGCTTTTAAGGATGCCACGAGGCCAGCGCTGAAGGCGAATGCCCAGGGAGCTAGCCTGGGCAGATTTGGGGACATCTCCTTTGCCAACAAGATCAAGGAGTATGAGCCCAAGACCAGTGGCGCATCCAATACCAAGTCCTCTAGCTTCAT TCGCCGTAAGACGAATGTGGCTGGCAGCATTCAGTTCCATTTGGACCATTCCAAGATGTACAAATTCATGGTCAACGACACG ttttccgGCTATCCCCTAAGCGAATCTGTTTCAAGACCTACCCAAGAACACGAGAGTTTTATTGGCTGTGCCAGAGAGCTTGTTATCAGTGGTAAAAAACTATCGGAGTTATGCGAGCACAATGCAGAAGTTTCCAAGAAATACGGCAAACACAAT GCCACCACATTGTGGAACTTTATCAAACTGTTCTACGGCAGCAATCACTTCGAGCCTCCCTTCGAGCACCGCTCCTCCTTCTCGAATCAAAAGAATCCAATGAACTCACGACGTGCCACGCAAGTAGCCAGCGATTGGCCACAGCAGCGAACCGAGCTAGGTCAGGATCTCAATGGAAACACGCCGGAAACAGCCCACGAAATTGATGTGGCGAATGTGAACGATGATCCGCTCGGCAGCAGTGGTGTGGAGCATCCGCCTACGAGCTCAGTGATTCTGTCCGAAACGCAAATCATCAGCGAGATTACCTTTGACAACTTTGAGCTCTTGCGCAATGGGTTTATCTACGTGGGTCCCACTGAATGCCCGAAAGCTTTGGCCTTCCCCGCCCTTCATCACGATGTGCAGGCTGCGCGACCACAACTGGATCTCAAGGCTTCCGATCACGAAAAGTCACCT CCACCGCATGTTCCCACTGTCCTAAAAGTCAGCCATGTTCCGCCCATACCCATGTGGGAACCCCATAAGTTCGTGTCCGATGCCCTCATGCTAATGAACGATGTAGGCGATGTGCAAACAGCTCTAACAGTCCTTATAGCGCTGGGAGAAGCTCGGAAGCTCCTGCCCATTGACGATGCATTGGTG GAGCACTGGTTTTACACCTACGTGGACCAGCTGCATCGCTATGAGCTGTGGAACGAGGCCTGTGAGGTTATCAACCGCTCCTGGCTGAGATCGGTGCAGCAGCTCAACCAGCACTCGACCGCCATGCATACGAACTGTGGCGAGTGTGGACGTCCAATGGGCGGCAAGGTGGGATGGTACTGTGACAAGTGCAAATCCATGCAGTCCGCCAAGTGCTGCGTCTGCGGTTTGATCGTCCGCGGAGTCTACGCCTGGTGCCAAGGATGCTCCCACGGCGGCCACATAGAGCACCTGCAGAAGTACTTTGCCAAACACTCCAAGTGCCCCAAGTGCGGACACCTTTGCGCGTACTCATGA
- the LOC6612734 gene encoding probable glucosamine 6-phosphate N-acetyltransferase isoform X2: MVQLTEETYLYDPSLLLKLDFHRSPANFKPFISAANPGEPWMKVRPLKDTDYDRGFLQLLSQLTHVGNVNRTQFLTRFSQMKASGDYFVTVIEDTRKNEIIGAASLVIERKFIHNCAVRGRLEDVVVNDTYRGKQLGKLIVVTVSLLAEELGCYKMSLDCKDKLIKFYESLGYVAIPGNSNSMTIRYDEGPTLKRNATSAGSSGTVGDSCQTVVVILPFKSTFIK; this comes from the exons ATGGTGCAACTTACG GAGGAGACATATCTGTACGATCCTAGTCTGCTGCTAAAGCTGGACTTTCATCGCAGTCCCGCCAACTTCAAGCCCTTCATATCAGCGGCCAATCCCGGCGAGCCCTGGATGAAAGTGCGTCCTCTCAAGGACACCGACTACGATCGTGGATTCCTGCAGCTGCTCTCGCAACTCACCCATGTGGGCAATGTGAATCGCACGCAGTTCTTGA CCCGCTTTTCGCAGATGAAGGCCAGTGGGGACTACTTTGTCACCGTCATTGAGGACACTCGCAAGAATGAGATTATTGGAGCTGCATCCTTGGTGATCGAGCGCAAGTTTATCCATAACTGTGCTGTG CGTGGCCGTCTAGAGGATGTGGTGGTCAATGACACGTATCGCGGCAAGCAACTGGGAAAACT GATCGTGGTCACCGTGTCGTTGCTGGCCGAGGAACTGGGCTGCTACAAAATGTCGCTGGACTGCAAGGACAAGCTGATCAAGTTCTACGAGTCGCTGGGCTATGTGGCCATTCCCGGAAACTCCAACTCCATGACGATTCGCTACGATGAGGGGCCAACGCTCAAGCGGAATGCTACCTCGGCCGGCTCCAGTGGAACAGTGGGCGACTCCTGCCAAACT GTGGTTGTAATATTACCTTTTAAGAGCACCTTCATCAAGTAG
- the LOC6612736 gene encoding integrator complex subunit 11 — MPDIKITPLGAGQDVGRSCLLLSMGGKNIMLDCGMHMGYNDERRFPDFSYIVPEGPITSHIDCVIISHFHLDHCGALPYMSEIVGYTGPIYMTHPTKAIAPILLEDMRKVAVERKGESNFFTTQMIKDCMKKVIPVTLHQSMMVDTDLEIKAYYAGHVLGAAMFWIKVGSQSVVYTGDYNMTPDRHLGAAWIDKCRPDLLISESTYATTIRDSKRCRERDFLKKVHECVAKGGKVLIPVFALGRAQELCILLETYWERMNLKYPIYFALGLTEKANTYYKMFITWTNQKIRKTFVHRNMFDFKHIKPFDKNYIDNPGAMVVFATPGMLHAGLSLQIFKKWAPNENNMVIMPGYCVQGTVGNKILGGAKKVEFENRQVVEVKMAVEYMSFSAHADAKGIMQLIQNCEPKNVMLVHGEAGKMKFLRSKIKDEFNLETYMPANGETCVISTPVKIPVDASVSLLKAEARSYNAQPPDPKRRRLIHGVLVMKDNRIMLQNLTDALKEIGINRHVMRFTSKVKMDDSGPVIRTSERLKTLLEEKLTGWTVTMQENGSIAIESVEVKVEEDEKDPKQKNILISWTNQDEDIGAYILNVLQNMC; from the exons ATGCCGGACATCAAGATAACACCCCTGGGCGCCGGCCAGGATGTGGGCCGCAGCTGTCTGCTGCTCTCGATGGGCGGGAAGAACATAATGCTTGACTGCGGGATGCATATGGGCTACAACGACGAGCGCCGCTTCCCGGACTTCTCCTACATAGTGCCGGAGGGTCCGATCACCAGCCACATTGACTGTGTGATCATCTCGCACTTCCACCTGG ATCACTGCGGCGCCTTGCCCTACATGTCAGAGATTGTGGGCTACACCGGGCCCATCTACATGACGCATCCGACCAAAGCCATAGCGCCCATCCTCCTGGAGGACATGCGCAAGGTGGCCGTGGAGCGGAAGGGCGAGTCGAACTTCTTCACCACCCAGATGATCAAGGACTGCATGAAGAAGGTGATTCCCGTCACACTTCACCAGAGCATGATGGTGGACACGGACCTGGAGATCAAAGCCTACTATGCGGGCCATGTCCTGGGCGCCGCCATGTTCTGGATCAAGGTGGGCTCCCAGAGCGTGGTCTACACGGGGGACTACAACATGACTCCAGACAGGCATCTGGGCGCCGCCTGGATAGACAAGTGCCGGCCGGACTTGCTGATCTCCGAGAGCACCTACGCCACTACCATTAGGGACTCGAAGCGGTGTCGCGAGAGGGACTTCCTCAAGAAAGTCCATGAGTGCGTAGCTAAGGGCGGCAAGGTTTTAATCCCTGTTTTCGCCCTGGGTCGCGCACAGGAGCTGTGCATCCTGCTGGAAACGTACTGGGAGCGCATGAACCTCAAGTACCCTATATACTTTGCACTGGGTCTTACCGAGAAGGCCAACACCTACTACAAAATGTTCATCACCTGGACGAACCAGAAGATCCGCAAGACCTTCGTTCACCGCAACATGTTCGACTTCAAGCACATCAAGCCCTTTGACAAGAACTACATCGATAATCCGGGAGCGATGGTGGTGTTCGCCACGCCAGGCATGCTGCACGCAGGTCTTTCCCTGCAGATCTTCAAGAAGTGGGCGCCGAACGAGAACAACATGGTGATTATGCCCGGCTACTGTGTGCAAGGAACCGTGGGCAACAAGATCCTCGGTGGCGCCAAGAAGGTGGAGTTCGAAAACCGCCAGGTGGTCGAGGTCAAAATGGCCGTAGAGTACATGAGCTTCTCGGCCCATGCCGATGCCAAAG GCATCATGCAGCTAATTCAGAACTGTGAGCCAAAGAACGTCATGCTAGTCCATGGTGAAGCAGGGAAGATGAAGTTCCTGCGCTCCAAGATCAAAGACGAGTTCAACCTGGAAACCTACATGCCGGCCAACGGCGAAACCTGTGTGATTTCCACGCCTGTTAAGATACCCGTAGATGCATCCGTTTCCCTGCTTAAAGCAGAGGCCCGCTCCTACAACGCCCAGCCACCGGATCCCAAGAGACGGCGACTCATCCATGGCGTCCTCGTGATGAAGGACAATCGAATAATGTTGCAAAATCTAACCGATGCCCTGAAGGAAATCGGAATTAACCGACATGTTATGCGATTTACGTCCAAGGTCAAGATGGACGACTCCGGACCGGTCATCCGCACAAGCGAAAGACTTAAGACTCTGCTCGAAGAAAAACTAACCGGCTGGACGGTGACGATGCAGGAGAACGGCTCCATAGCCATCGAGTCCGTTGAGGTGAAGGTGGAGGAGGACGAGAAGGATCCCAAGCAGAAGAACATTTTGATATCGTGGACCAACCAGGACGAGGACATTGGAGCCTACATACTGAATGTGCTGCAGAATATGTGCTAG
- the LOC6612734 gene encoding probable glucosamine 6-phosphate N-acetyltransferase isoform X3, with protein MEETYLYDPSLLLKLDFHRSPANFKPFISAANPGEPWMKVRPLKDTDYDRGFLQLLSQLTHVGNVNRTQFLTRFSQMKASGDYFVTVIEDTRKNEIIGAASLVIERKFIHNCAVRGRLEDVVVNDTYRGKQLGKLIVVTVSLLAEELGCYKMSLDCKDKLIKFYESLGYVAIPGNSNSMTIRYDEGPTLKRNATSAGSSGTVGDSCQTNSQFYNFFSPFCY; from the exons ATG GAGGAGACATATCTGTACGATCCTAGTCTGCTGCTAAAGCTGGACTTTCATCGCAGTCCCGCCAACTTCAAGCCCTTCATATCAGCGGCCAATCCCGGCGAGCCCTGGATGAAAGTGCGTCCTCTCAAGGACACCGACTACGATCGTGGATTCCTGCAGCTGCTCTCGCAACTCACCCATGTGGGCAATGTGAATCGCACGCAGTTCTTGA CCCGCTTTTCGCAGATGAAGGCCAGTGGGGACTACTTTGTCACCGTCATTGAGGACACTCGCAAGAATGAGATTATTGGAGCTGCATCCTTGGTGATCGAGCGCAAGTTTATCCATAACTGTGCTGTG CGTGGCCGTCTAGAGGATGTGGTGGTCAATGACACGTATCGCGGCAAGCAACTGGGAAAACT GATCGTGGTCACCGTGTCGTTGCTGGCCGAGGAACTGGGCTGCTACAAAATGTCGCTGGACTGCAAGGACAAGCTGATCAAGTTCTACGAGTCGCTGGGCTATGTGGCCATTCCCGGAAACTCCAACTCCATGACGATTCGCTACGATGAGGGGCCAACGCTCAAGCGGAATGCTACCTCGGCCGGCTCCAGTGGAACAGTGGGCGACTCCTGCCAAACT AACTCtcaattttataattttttctcCCCTTTCTGCTACTGA
- the LOC6612735 gene encoding GATOR complex protein WDR24 isoform X1: MPDSVEDTSTISLRICLEGHANALALNKDNNQIALAGRSLLKVYSINSNGFTESCNMRGKNQNLSYSANDVAWSTLDSNLLATAATNGVVSVWDLSKFGRQKQLLVYNEHERTAHTVTFHSSEPNILISGSQDGTIKCFDIRSDKSVNTYFCNSESVRDVKFSPHTQNIFSAVSENGTVQLWDMRKWDKCMVQFTAHYGPVYTCDWHPTRNWLATGSRDKQIKVWNMDGRPGLEHTIHTIAVVGRVKWRPERTYHIASCALVVDYSVHVWDIRRPYIPFASFNEHTNVTTGIAWQGSDSHCLLSISKDSTIYKHAFKDATRPALKANAQGASLGRFGDISFANKIKEYEPKTSGASNTKSSSFISRRKTNVAGSIQFHLDHSKMYKFMVNDTFSGYPLSESVSRPTQEHESFIGCARELVISGKKLSELCEHNAEVSKKYGKHNATTLWNFIKLFYGSNHFEPPFEHRSSFSNQKNPMNSRRATQVASDWPQQRTELGQDLNGNTPETAHEIDVANVNDDPLGSSGVEHPPTSSVILSETQIISEITFDNFELLRNGFIYVGPTECPKALAFPALHHDVQAARPQLDLKASDHEKSPPPHVPTVLKVSHVPPIPMWEPHKFVSDALMLMNDVGDVQTALTVLIALGEARKLLPIDDALVEHWFYTYVDQLHRYELWNEACEVINRSWLRSVQQLNQHSTAMHTNCGECGRPMGGKVGWYCDKCKSMQSAKCCVCGLIVRGVYAWCQGCSHGGHIEHLQKYFAKHSKCPKCGHLCAYS, encoded by the exons ATGCCCGATTCCGTGGAGGACACCTCCACAATCTCGCTGCGGATATGCCTGGAAGGACACGCGAACGCCCTGGCCTTGAATAAGGACAACAACCAGATTGCTTTGGCCGGAAGAAGCT TGCTTAAGGTGTACTCCATAAACAGCAATGGCTTCACGGAATCGTGTAATATGCGCGGAAAGAACCAGAATCTTAGCTACTCCGCCAACGATGTGGCCTGGTCCACCTTGGATAGCAATCTTTTGGCTACGGCGGCCACGAACGGAGTTGTTTCCGTGTGGGATCTCTCCAAGTTCGGCAGGCAGAAGCAGCTGCTTGTCTACAACGAACATGAGCGCACCGCCCACACCGTGACCTTCCACAGCAGCGAGCCCAACATCCTGATCTCCGGTTCCCAGGATGGCACCATCAAGTGTTTCGACATCCGGTCGGATAAGTCGGTCAACACCTACTTCTGCAACTCGGAATCCGTGCGGGATGTCAAGTTCAGTCCCCACACACAAAACATATTCTCTGCCGTCTCCGAAAATGGAACTGTCCAATTGTGGGACATGCGGAAGTGGGACAAGTGCATGGTGCAGTTTACGGCACACTACGGGCCAGTCTACACATGCGACTGGCATCCCACAAGGAATTGGCTGGCCACCGGAAGTCGGGACAAGCAGATCAAGGTGTGGAATATGGATGGCAGGCCGGGATTGGAGCACACCATCCACACTATCGCCGTAGTGGGACGGGTAAAGTGGCGACCAGAAAGAAC GTATCACATCGCTAGTTGTGCCCTTGTGGTGGACTACAGCGTTCATGTGTGGGACATCCGCAGACCCTACATcccctttgcctcctttaacGAGCACACCAACGTGACCACTGGAATTGCGTGGCAGGGCAGCGACTCGCACTGTCTTTTGTCCATCAGCAAGGATTCCACCATTTACAAACATGCTTTTAAGGATGCCACGAGGCCAGCGCTGAAGGCGAATGCCCAGGGAGCTAGCCTGGGCAGATTTGGGGACATCTCCTTTGCCAACAAGATCAAGGAGTATGAGCCCAAGACCAGTGGCGCATCCAATACCAAGTCCTCTAGCTTCAT AAGTCGCCGTAAGACGAATGTGGCTGGCAGCATTCAGTTCCATTTGGACCATTCCAAGATGTACAAATTCATGGTCAACGACACG ttttccgGCTATCCCCTAAGCGAATCTGTTTCAAGACCTACCCAAGAACACGAGAGTTTTATTGGCTGTGCCAGAGAGCTTGTTATCAGTGGTAAAAAACTATCGGAGTTATGCGAGCACAATGCAGAAGTTTCCAAGAAATACGGCAAACACAAT GCCACCACATTGTGGAACTTTATCAAACTGTTCTACGGCAGCAATCACTTCGAGCCTCCCTTCGAGCACCGCTCCTCCTTCTCGAATCAAAAGAATCCAATGAACTCACGACGTGCCACGCAAGTAGCCAGCGATTGGCCACAGCAGCGAACCGAGCTAGGTCAGGATCTCAATGGAAACACGCCGGAAACAGCCCACGAAATTGATGTGGCGAATGTGAACGATGATCCGCTCGGCAGCAGTGGTGTGGAGCATCCGCCTACGAGCTCAGTGATTCTGTCCGAAACGCAAATCATCAGCGAGATTACCTTTGACAACTTTGAGCTCTTGCGCAATGGGTTTATCTACGTGGGTCCCACTGAATGCCCGAAAGCTTTGGCCTTCCCCGCCCTTCATCACGATGTGCAGGCTGCGCGACCACAACTGGATCTCAAGGCTTCCGATCACGAAAAGTCACCT CCACCGCATGTTCCCACTGTCCTAAAAGTCAGCCATGTTCCGCCCATACCCATGTGGGAACCCCATAAGTTCGTGTCCGATGCCCTCATGCTAATGAACGATGTAGGCGATGTGCAAACAGCTCTAACAGTCCTTATAGCGCTGGGAGAAGCTCGGAAGCTCCTGCCCATTGACGATGCATTGGTG GAGCACTGGTTTTACACCTACGTGGACCAGCTGCATCGCTATGAGCTGTGGAACGAGGCCTGTGAGGTTATCAACCGCTCCTGGCTGAGATCGGTGCAGCAGCTCAACCAGCACTCGACCGCCATGCATACGAACTGTGGCGAGTGTGGACGTCCAATGGGCGGCAAGGTGGGATGGTACTGTGACAAGTGCAAATCCATGCAGTCCGCCAAGTGCTGCGTCTGCGGTTTGATCGTCCGCGGAGTCTACGCCTGGTGCCAAGGATGCTCCCACGGCGGCCACATAGAGCACCTGCAGAAGTACTTTGCCAAACACTCCAAGTGCCCCAAGTGCGGACACCTTTGCGCGTACTCATGA
- the LOC6612737 gene encoding ATP synthase subunit gamma, mitochondrial — translation MMMQRTQLLLPLAMEATMLAQQQRGMATLKMISIRLKSVKNIQKITQSMKMVSAAKYARAERDLKAARPYGIGAQQFFEKTEIQADEKAEPKKLLIAVTSDRGLCGAVHTGVARLIRGELAQDEANTKVFCVGDKSRAILSRLYGKNILMVANEVGRLPPTFLDASKIANEVLQTGYDYTEGKIVYNRFKSVVSYQCSTLPIFSGSTVEKSEKLAVYDSLDSDVVKSYLEFSLASLIFYTMKEGACSEQSSRMTAMDNASKNAGEMIDKLTLTFNRTRQAVITRELIEIISGAAALT, via the coding sequence ATGATGATGCAACGCACCCAGCTCCTGCTGCCCCTGGCCATGGAGGCCACCATGCTGGCCCAGCAGCAGCGTGGCATGGCCACCCTGAAGATGATTTCCATCCGCCTGAAGTCGGTGAAGAACATTCAGAAAATTACGCAATCGATGAAGATGGTGTCCGCTGCCAAGTACGCTCGTGCCGAGCGAGACTTGAAGGCGGCGCGTCCTTACGGCATCGGCGCCCAGCAGTTCTTCGAGAAGACTGAGATCCAGGCGGACGAGAAGGCGGAGCCCAAGAAGCTGCTCATCGCAGTGACTTCGGACCGTGGTCTTTGCGGCGCCGTCCACACTGGTGTGGCCCGTCTCATCCGCGGCGAACTGGCCCAGGACGAGGCCAACACTAAGGTGTTCTGCGTGGGCGACAAGTCGCGCGCGATCCTGTCCCGTCTGTACGGCAAGAACATCTTGATGGTGGCCAACGAGGTGGGCCGACTGCCGCCCACTTTCCTGGACGCCTCGAAGATTGCCAACGAGGTTCTGCAGACCGGTTACGATTACACCGAGGGCAAGATCGTGTACAACCGTTTCAAGTCGGTGGTGTCCTACCAGTGCTCCACCCTCCCCATCTTCAGCGGATCCACCGTGGAGAAGTCGGAGAAGCTGGCCGTCTACGACTCGCTCGACAGCGACGTGGTCAAGAGCTACCTGGAGTTCTCGCTGGCCTCTCTCATCTTCTACACCATGAAGGAGGGTGCCTGCTCGGAGCAGTCCTCCCGTATGACTGCCATGGACAACGCTTCCAAGAACGCCGGTGAGATGATTGACAAGCTGACCCTCACCTTCAACCGTACCCGACAGGCCGTCATCACTCGCGAGCTGATTGAAATCATCTCCGGTGCCGCCGCCCTCACATAA